Genomic DNA from Solanum dulcamara chromosome 4, daSolDulc1.2, whole genome shotgun sequence:
TATATGGTAGACTATGGTTGAAGCATagttttctgaaaaattaaataaatgaaaaaactGTTTTTTCAACTTTCTGAAGCAAATAATTATGGTCAAAATTTGAAtattgaaaaggaaaaatacATTATtgtttattcaaatattttatttgtaagtGCTTTAAATACTTGGTAAAGAATGTCACAAACTTTGGCTCAATTCGAAGAAACAGATAGTTTAAAAAAAGTCAAGCTTTcgtatttcaaatttcaactaCCTTAATGTTAACATCACCTACTTAAGATGACATTGAAGGCAAGCATTATTGGTTTGTATATAAATGGCCCATAAGTCTACATTGTTTATTGCtggaaattaatttttaaaagctTCAAAACACTCGTAAATTGGTCATAGATTTTGAACGTAAAACTTGTGAAAcatgaaaatttttatttttaaaagttttatttgtaaaattgAACTTGTATTTGTACAtgcattttatttaaaaaaaataaaattttgtgagTGGAAGTTCCTAAAACCCAAAAATTGATCTGGcaaaatagatttttgaagataaatttttaatatctGATTCAAATTCTATGGTCAAACTCTACCTAAGTTTTTTTCACTTTAACTAATATACTAATTGAATGAGAATATTaagttttaaaatcattttatgTTCTTTCCCTAAACTACCATAACATAATTAATCGTCCAATAATATATCATTCTTGAGCTGAATCATgtttcataattttattttttcaaatataaaaaagtttgaaaatatttttgtgatGATTGTGAAAATCTTAAATATAGATTATGAGTCTCTCAAATTAAATTCGAAGAATTGTAGtaatatatatctatgtaaTATATCTTATCCATTTTAAGAACAGTTGGTCATGATACTCCGGATCGGAGAACGTACATTAAAAGCTGGTTAATCActtaataaaattcatatatttcatTCCATGCAACTTACTTATTGATCTCAATCTTATATCATATAGGAATATATCTTTTAATTAATTGTCATTAGAATATAATATACTTGTTGAGACCCTCGGATTTTGAACAAACAAGTTTAGTGGTTCCCAAGTACAAACTCTTCATTGCCACCTCAACCACcaaattaagaaagaaaaataaagaagaaaatgaaaggCAAAAAAAAGGTgcgggggagggggggggggggggactaTTTCTTAATAAGTCGTAGATTTTTTGGAGTGTttgccaaaaaaattaaaattgttccTCCATTCTAATTTTAGGGTGTGCTTGGTacgaatgaaaatattttttatggaaaatatttttcttaaaagtatttttcttaacaaataagTGATTTTGTTCTAGTATTTGATaggtaaacaaaaaaaatattatcctaaGAGCAATTATGTAATCTAGAAAAACAATTTGGGGTGCGACGACGTAGGGGTTCATGGGTGAGATGGTCAAGGGTTGGGTGTTGGGAATGTTGgatggatcaaaatgagataatgAACTTGGATTGTCACATATGAAATTTGTTTCCCTACTCTTATTAGAAAAtacatttttctaatttttgaagaacttattTACTAGAGCAAACtagttttcaaaatatttttcgacCAACCAAATATAAAAAGTAAGTaacatattttttcaaaaattattttcatccaTACCGAATATGTTCTTGGAAAACAAGTTTTTTCACTTACTTATTTTTTGTGTTTGGTTAgtatataaatttttttgtcCAAAGAGCATTTATGTATAATCTAAACAAATACTAGCCATAACCTGGGACCATGATCCATATCCCGACCCAATGCAAGACCCGACCCTCGACTTGAAACTAATCTAAGACCCAACGCCAGTATTGACCTAGGAAACGACCCCTGATCCCAACATCGACTCGAGACTCAAGATCAATTGTTGAAATAGGGAGGATGTTGCAAAATCAATTGTAATCAAAATGCACATTATTTAGAGGCAATAATATATTCACTAAAAATTCAcgtataaaatatgaaaaagatgaTGTATATATAGACTTTCTCTCCAATCTTTCGAAGATACATAAATCATCTTCAGTGGACTATGGACTCAAGTAACGTACCTTAGTATTATATTTTGGGTGATTCTATTAAATGCTTTTTTCCCCAGATAAATATAGGTTATTTTGGACAAATTGGTTCATTGGATCCTTCTTTTTCTAAATAatgaatgtaaaaaaaaataaaaccaaagTCATAAACTAACCGCGAAAAGGATAAGGACTAGTCAAAACGTTAGACAAAAAGACCCCCGCGAATATTCCGCTGGCATAATTATTGTCTAAAATCGCACGCCCCCTCGTAAATCTCTTTCCACGCTAAGGATATTGTTGTCATTTCAGTTGAACTCTTTATTCATCCACCGTCCGATTCAGCATGATGTTAAATCCACGGttaaaaattaaagtttgaCTGCAAGTACGAAAAAATATGCAGACAGGAATGATTGGGCTTTCGGTCATGACTTTGACCAGtgataatttgaattttgatttgaatttttagagtagagagagaaaataagagagattTCCTTTTTGtcgtttcttttttattttgctgTTTTCTTTGTTTATTTACAATTTCATTCCCAAATTAGAAAAAAGATGATTTGTGCTATCCGAGAAATGAAGGGGGAATTACAAAAAGGGAGAATTGAATCtcactaataaaataaaaaatttagataattaattagttatgtTATTAaagttatttctcaaaatatgagattatactttcaaattacgtgagttattttttttcatattttaagtgtgttaattttaatatttgagaaataagatagatttttaattttataatcttAAATTGCAATGGGCATGCATTTTAATTATATGTAAATcatataatttgaaatatatacgtgagatatttgaattaaaagtattaaatttataaataattttttttaaaattaagctAAATagtaaataagataaataaagtaCTACTCAATAAATATAGCTTGAGAGTGATTTTGAAAATGGTAAAATTAAAATTACGGCTTGTTCTTAAATTACATAAAACTATTCcttcaatttaaatttatttattttattttgatttgataccAAGtgtaaaaaatcatatattttttttaattttataatcttaaattttaagaatatgtTATCAATTATCTTTTAGTTTTTTGATATTAATATGTTatgcaaaaaattaaaattagagaattgcttttttttactttgaaaCAAAATTAACAATAAGTAAAACCaacaaattgaaaaatataatttgctGTCCTTAGAAATTGTAGTTTTTGAACTTTAGAAgtaggaaaataaaaatatactacTTCTTCCGTTTAAACAAAAATGATCAATTTCtctttttagtttgtttcaaaaataatgattaattttttttttaaaaatactttaattttaatttttttacatgacatatttaaatttttatgattaaaaagtattttgatacatttaatataattttaatttagaatcatgatattaatttaatttaattttttaaaatttttacatCTGGTCAAACTAAATGATTCGTTTTTAAACGgcgaaaatattatttttgatcaatagtaaaataaaataaaaatatatatggtcgACTCTTATGATGCTTTTTGGTTTTTggatttacttttatttatcaCAAAAGGAGAGGAGAGAGAAGAGAGGTTTAATGTTGTCATATTTTCTCATTTAGGCATTTCAAAGTccaatttctctctctttctctctctcctctcCATCTCCACCATTgcagaaaaaaaaactttcaggtgtttgaggaagaagaagaggaggagttATCAATTACTCTGAAAATTTCTGTGGAGAACAACAAGGGGTTTTATTTTGCGCTCTTGGCGAAGCAGAGATGAATGTCATGCGTCGCCTTAAGAGCATTGCTTCTGGACGTTCTTCTGTTTCAGATCCTGtaacatttctttctttctttcaatAAAATGGGTCTAAAATGATTATATAACCCAACCCAGCTAGTTTAGGATtaaattgtatttgtatttgtttttgtttttttgctcAAATGGGTCTAAATAAAAGGGGAATAGAGAGAAGCGATTCATATAGCCGACCCACTGGGGGTTGTTTTGATTTGcaaatttgagatgaaagacgttcactttttgaatttgggaattcaatttttggtttttttttgttgctttcTTTTGGGATAGGGGTTTGTTGATGTATTTGTGTTGAATGCTTCTTATTAAAATGATGAGATTTTCACCATTTTAGCTCTTAATATGTACGAGTCTGCTCTTTGAAGAAGGTTGATGCCATTTGATGTATCATTTGCTCATGTgactaatattttttaataagttCCTTCTGGCTTGGGGACTGGGTTGGGTGAGGAGTGGGTGAGTTGGAAACTTGCTCCCCTTAGGACTGCTTATTCTGTTAATATCTGGTTGTTCTGTTCTTGATTTTGTTAGTATGGACTTGTAATGTAATGTTGGGATTCATAATTAAAGCTTGGAGCTTtcgttttgttttgtttattttgattaGATTTATCAGTAATTCATGGAAAGAGTATGATTTGTTACTGATTTTTAATAGGGTGGTGATTCAAGCATAAAGAGGGTGAAGGTTGAGCAAGAAGTAGATCAAAGAGTGGTTGGTGAAACTCAAATGGAAGAGAAGTGTACAACTACTACACTTCCAAAGGAGGATATGGCTTCTACATCTAAGGAAAACACTACTGGAAGTACATCAACAATGGATACTAGACCTGAGAATTCTGAACTTGATGAGCTTCCTAAAGAAATGCATGAAATgaaaattaaagatgaaaaagCTGTTAAAGCTGATAGTCTAGAGGATAATTTGAAGGTATCCCCAAAGTTCTTACTCTTTTATGTCAAATTTAGTATCTAAAGTAGCTGTCTATAAATTTGATGCAAATGTTGCTGATCTATCTTGCATCCCATAGGATATGGAACCTGCTGTTGTTAGTGGAAATGGAACGGAAACTGGTCAGATTATTGTGACTACTGTGAGTGGTAGGAGTGGACAAGAGAAACAGGTGGCTATCTACCCTTCAATTTTGTCTTGTAGGCTTTTTTACTTAGCTCAATCAAAACTTGACCTCATGCTATTTTTACAGACATTGTCTTACATGGCGGAGCGCGTGGTTGGTACTGGTTCATTTGGAGTTGTCTTTCAGGTATAGTTGTATGTTTATCTAATGTCTATTGAAAATGTTAGCTTATTGTTGTAAGCATTGAAGTTGTCTGGATGACTTTATTGATTTATTCATCACCTTTTCTATATCACAGGCTAAGTGCTTGGAAACTGGTGAATCTGTAGCAATAAAAAAGGTCTTACAGGATAGGAGATACAAGAACAGGGAACTTCAGATTATGCGCACGCTTGATCATCCTAATGTTGTTAAACTACGACACTGCTTCTATTCTACTACTGAGAAGAATGAAGTCTACCTCAACCTTGTCCTGGAGTACGTGTCTGAAACTGTTTACCGAGTTTCAAGGCACTACAGCAGAATGAACCAACACATGCCCAATATATATGTGCAGCTATACACATACCAGGTGAGCTTATTGCATGATTCATCACTTTTCTCATCAAGATTTTGGATTTCCAATTCTAGTAActtctattttttctcttttatagtATCTCGTTCAGATATTAATgaattttctctaaatttttgaattttacaGATCTGTCGAGCTCTTAATTATATGCACAGTGTCCTTCGTGTATGCCATCGTGATATTAAACCACAGAATCTTTTAGTGAGCACTCAGTTTTCCCTCTTCATATGCTCTTTGCGTTTAGATCTTCTATTTACATGCCAATATGACTTGAAATATTTTGAGTAATCCCTGTAGTGTGGTTAAGTGGAGTTATATGTCCTTGATAGCCTGATTCCATTTGCTTATCCTCTTCACCATTTCTCCTATCTTCCCTGACTATTGGTTGCTTATTTAACTTCTGAAGGTTAATCCCCACTCGCATCAGCTAAAGCTCTGTGATTTTGGGAGTGCAAAGATGTTGGTATGTGCTGTTTACTTTTTACcaacttttattttctcttttacaATTAGGAAGTCCCTAATACTTTAGCATTTGTGCTCTAGGTGCCTGGAGAGCCTAACATATCATACATTTGTTCTCGTTATTACCGGGCCCCTGAATTGATCTTTGGGGCTACTGAGTACACAACTGCAATTGACATGTGGTCTGCTGGTTGTGTTATGGCTGAGCTACTTTTGGGACAGGTTAGTTGATACTTGTAACTTTATATTTGCGGTCCTATTCTATTCACTGGTGGTGACATATTCTCTAGAAAATTTTGTGTTTCACTTTCTCACTCTCTGTTTCACGTTAGGTTCTATTAATGGTGTTAAGATGAATTCCTTCTGGCAAATTTAATTCCAACATGTAAAAGatttaaagaaataataattaaatagatATACATGCCGGTTAGATTGCATTGTTTGTCCCATTGAATACACTAGTGTCCGACATTTTACTTCTGTATTATCTGCAGCCTCTTTTCCCTGGAGAAAGTGGCGTTGATCAGCTGGTTGAAATCATCAAGGTGTGCAATCATGGGACTCTCTAATAGTTAACGTCAGGTGGTTTTTGTCTTGTCTATTTGGTTGCTTTCTCTTGCTAACCGTCTTTTTATACTTTGTGCATGCCAGATATTGGGTACACCAACTAGAGAGGAGATAAGGTGCATGAATCCAAACTACACAGAGTTCAAGTTTCCCCAGATCAAAGCTCACCCATGGCACAAGGTTAGTGAAAACTTCTTCGGTGGATGTGTCTTCTAGTAGTTGAATTGTTTCTATCCTTCCCTAGTCATTTCCTTGATGAAGTTTGTTGAGAACTGTCCGTTAAAATTGCACAAACCACACTTGCTAACACAATGCAAGCATACCAAATTTTAATGAGATTGCAATCTGCAGATATTTCATAAAAGAATGCCCCCTGAAGCAGTAGATTTGGTGTCAAGGCTTCTCCAATATTCTCCAACTCTACGCTGTACTGCTGTAAGTAAAGAATTTTCTTCTTAATTATCAAGAATTTAGGATATTATGGCAGTTTCCCTTTACCCATCCTTCAAACATGGCGTTCTATTTGTGTCCTGTTTTAATGTGTGCCCTCCTTGCATATGTTTTTAGCACTTCAATGTGATCTTCCCCGGCATGCTTATAAAGTTTAAAAATACTTCACTAGCGAATTTATGATGAAACAACATTCTGTTTTGTGGAGAATTAATGACTCCACATAGTCTTGCAAAAATGTTACTTTCTGTAAGTGGTATTATCCTTTAAACGCACTTGATGTTTGTTTTCCGCGGGATCTTGAGAATATGTTGTATTTATGGACAGTTGGAAGCATGTGCACACCCTTTCTTTGATTCTTTAAGGGAACCAAATGCTTGCTTGCCTAATGGGCGACCTCTGCCTCCCCTATTCAACTTTACAGCTCAAGGTGAGCTTCAGTTTAgtttttaacttttactttttcatgATTTGATACTTCAATCTGACTAGTCTAAGTCTCATACAGAGCTCTCTGGTGCCCCTGCTGAACTGCGAAAGCGCCTTATTCCTGAACACTTGTGCAAGTGAATTTTTTGAAGACAGTTGCTTAGGCTTTGTAAATGGGTTTTCTTGGGAGGTTTAGTTGCCTAATCAGCGTTACGTTACTCCAGCAAATGAAGCTGCTATTCTTGGCCTTAGTAATATTTGATGGAAGTCAACGTCAGAACAGGGTAGCTAGTTGCTTGCTAGTTGGTTGTGGATGGAAGGATATGACAGTAAAAGATCCGCGGGTGAATGATCGGAATGTCTCGTCTATATAAACATATTGTGTTCAGTACCCCAGCAGTTTTAGATGCGAGATTTCATCTGTTAATTTATACGTTGTAGCAATATCTAGTTTCAGGGGGTGTTCATAAGATTAATGAATGCTTCCAAACTGAATTATAGATGAATTATTAGGAGTTTTCTATTCTTTAAAGTACAACATGTCATCTCTTCTGGTTATCTATCCTATTGGAATGTGAAATTGCTTCATGCTAATTATATTCACTATTAAGTCAATAGTTGAACTTCACCAAGTAAGTCATAGAAGTTAcctatttttgaaaattaatcCCCTGCATTAATACgtaagaaaaaatattgggaTGTTACTGGAAATTGACCAAAGCTAGAAAGCTAAGGTTTTTATTTGTCTTACCTTGACCAATTAATCAAGTATCTACAATTCTCATTTTGCACATAAACCGGGTAACTTTCTATCCAACAAAAGTGCAGGGAAATGGATATAAGTAAGTTCGACAGTTTTTGCTTCTACTAGTTTTCTAGGTGCATTAGTAAAATTAGAGGTCATAGTTATCAGCggtcatatttatatattatgcctgTTTTTTTACTTTCATTGAATGCTAGACCACATTCTTTAGATGATAGAGGGTAGCAACTTTTAAATGTTACTCCACTTTAGAAGGtgtttggatgggctttttAAAAGTGTCTGATAAGTTAAAAGTTATAAATTGGGGGTACTCAAcgtttttttcttatttttttaacctaAAAAACGTGCGTAAAATAAGTCAATCAAAATAACTACTAAAATTTGAGCATTAAAAACTAATCAACGAATCATTAGCTCATTGAATACAAATCTCTAATTCATCAATTTAAGAACAATCGTACCCATGAATTGGTGATTCAAAGCACTAATTAACACCAAGTACAATCTTTATAAAAATCAGAACCTAAACAAGTACAGCTTTGTGGTCCTGTGATTACAGCAAATTAGAACCAGGGAGATTATATCCCTATTCAACAAATAAGGACAATCAACATAGGTCTCTTTACGCTTGTGGTATAGATGGTTTATGAATTGGCAACAGACACCTATTTGATCTATACAATGAGAATACACCATCACAGATATAACCATCACAACAACGACATTATGACATTCTAATTAATCTatcaatagttttttttttctctgaCTTATTTTTGTGGTAACCTATTTTTAAGTCTCTAGCCAAGCAACAAGTTGAGTATCCAGAATCAAACAAAAGAGAATGTGCCTTTCAAACCTGTCCCATCGGAGATCCTGATCGCTAATTACTGCCTCCATCGAGAACATTATCAGCTTTTTTGCGTTTTGTTTCATCAACTCCATCGGAGCTGGTTCCAAGAAATGCGTGTAGTTATGGTACCCTGATTGCATCCATAATAGGAAAGGCTCAGTGACTTCAATGGAAAGGGCTCTGATGTCATAGAGGACTTGGGAATGATGAACATACTTTGGTCCGTACAACCAAAGGCAAGCAATGAACACTAGGCTTTATGAAATATTATGCTCTTGCCATATGCTCACAATAAAGACGGGGACTAAGGCCCCCTAGGAAACCAAAGGCAGGCAATGAGCACGGGCTTATGAAATATTATCCACTTCACCATATGTTTGC
This window encodes:
- the LOC129886653 gene encoding shaggy-related protein kinase epsilon, which gives rise to MNVMRRLKSIASGRSSVSDPGGDSSIKRVKVEQEVDQRVVGETQMEEKCTTTTLPKEDMASTSKENTTGSTSTMDTRPENSELDELPKEMHEMKIKDEKAVKADSLEDNLKDMEPAVVSGNGTETGQIIVTTVSGRSGQEKQTLSYMAERVVGTGSFGVVFQAKCLETGESVAIKKVLQDRRYKNRELQIMRTLDHPNVVKLRHCFYSTTEKNEVYLNLVLEYVSETVYRVSRHYSRMNQHMPNIYVQLYTYQICRALNYMHSVLRVCHRDIKPQNLLVNPHSHQLKLCDFGSAKMLVPGEPNISYICSRYYRAPELIFGATEYTTAIDMWSAGCVMAELLLGQPLFPGESGVDQLVEIIKILGTPTREEIRCMNPNYTEFKFPQIKAHPWHKIFHKRMPPEAVDLVSRLLQYSPTLRCTALEACAHPFFDSLREPNACLPNGRPLPPLFNFTAQELSGAPAELRKRLIPEHLCK